The following are encoded together in the Thalassolituus oleivorans MIL-1 genome:
- a CDS encoding SurA N-terminal domain-containing protein: MLQTMRNNAQGMIAKVIVGFIIFVFAIWGVESIVTLGGGPKPAATVGGVDISAEEVARAVQQQKNELRRQFGEQFDENLFNDQMLRDSALEQLINQTVAKVQADDMGLRASTRLIDEMIVATPAFQSDGVFDREQFVNILRINGLTPLAYRAQLAESLKVNQARAAFILSSFTTPLDVKLQQALANEQRTISYYSVSAKDLTASVELTDEDVQAAYEASLENFMTPESVAIRYVEISRASIEKDQDVSEDDLKLAYEDHVAKLAAAEERSASHILLEIKDDRDEAQTLSLASELKARIDAGESFAAIAKEYSDDKGTADVGGDLGINLRGTFDPAFEDALYTLNEGEVSAPVETEYGVHLIRVDHINVQEIPSQDAIRDELAAQVRKEKAGFAFAELTQEFSNTAFSAGSINELADAMNLKPQETGLFTMDKGEGVAAEEKVRREAFTDNMKLDHELSSVIDLDDRAIVFSVSDYQESVAKPLAQVRAQVEARLTREKALAAANEKAQAILAGDESVEWKTATGTVAQNMGVARAVQQRAFTLAEGEADVVGTPEGYSVVKLDNVDRKDWNDMEVTEEAAQASRMQRSREDMISYQAWSKSVTDIAR; encoded by the coding sequence ATGTTACAGACGATGCGCAATAATGCGCAGGGTATGATCGCTAAGGTGATCGTCGGATTTATTATTTTTGTATTCGCTATTTGGGGTGTCGAAAGTATCGTTACCTTAGGTGGCGGTCCTAAGCCGGCAGCAACTGTTGGCGGTGTTGATATCTCTGCAGAGGAAGTTGCTCGTGCAGTGCAGCAGCAGAAAAATGAATTGCGCCGCCAGTTCGGTGAACAATTTGATGAGAATTTATTTAATGATCAAATGCTGCGAGATTCAGCGCTTGAACAATTAATTAATCAAACCGTCGCTAAAGTTCAAGCTGACGATATGGGATTGCGCGCATCAACTCGTTTAATCGACGAAATGATTGTAGCCACACCAGCTTTCCAATCTGATGGTGTGTTTGATCGCGAGCAATTTGTAAATATTTTGCGAATTAATGGCTTAACGCCATTAGCCTACCGCGCACAATTGGCTGAATCTCTGAAAGTAAATCAGGCCCGCGCCGCATTTATATTGTCGAGTTTCACTACGCCACTTGATGTTAAGTTGCAGCAGGCATTGGCAAACGAACAACGTACAATTAGTTATTATTCAGTTAGTGCGAAAGATTTAACAGCGTCTGTTGAATTAACAGATGAAGATGTTCAGGCGGCTTATGAAGCTAGCCTAGAAAACTTTATGACGCCTGAAAGCGTAGCGATTCGTTATGTTGAAATTTCACGCGCTAGCATTGAGAAAGATCAAGACGTATCAGAAGATGACTTGAAACTTGCCTATGAAGATCATGTTGCTAAATTAGCAGCTGCAGAAGAACGTAGTGCTAGTCATATTTTATTAGAAATAAAAGATGATCGAGACGAAGCTCAGACCTTATCACTGGCTAGCGAATTGAAAGCTCGCATTGATGCGGGTGAATCATTTGCTGCAATTGCAAAAGAATACTCAGACGACAAAGGCACAGCCGATGTCGGTGGTGACTTGGGTATTAATTTGCGCGGTACGTTTGATCCGGCTTTTGAAGATGCTCTATATACTCTGAATGAAGGTGAGGTTAGTGCTCCTGTAGAAACCGAGTATGGCGTTCATTTAATTCGTGTAGATCACATAAATGTGCAAGAGATTCCGAGCCAAGACGCAATTCGTGATGAATTAGCGGCGCAGGTTCGTAAAGAGAAAGCCGGTTTTGCTTTTGCTGAGCTAACTCAGGAATTTTCGAATACAGCGTTTTCGGCAGGTAGCATTAATGAGCTAGCGGATGCGATGAATTTAAAGCCACAAGAAACTGGCTTATTCACAATGGATAAAGGCGAAGGTGTTGCGGCAGAAGAGAAAGTACGTCGTGAAGCATTTACCGATAACATGAAGTTAGATCATGAGCTTAGCTCTGTTATTGATTTAGATGATCGCGCTATCGTATTTTCTGTTAGTGATTATCAAGAATCGGTGGCTAAGCCTTTAGCTCAGGTGCGTGCTCAAGTGGAAGCCCGTCTAACTCGTGAAAAAGCATTGGCAGCAGCAAATGAAAAGGCGCAAGCCATCCTTGCTGGTGATGAGTCGGTAGAATGGAAAACGGCAACGGGTACTGTAGCGCAAAACATGGGTGTTGCTCGCGCGGTGCAGCAGCGTGCCTTTACGTTAGCTGAAGGTGAAGCCGATGTGGTTGGCACCCCTGAAGGTTACTCAGTGGTTAAGCTTGATAATGTCGATCGCAAAGATTGGAATGACATGGAAGTAACTGAAGAAGCTGCTCAAGCGTCCCGCATGCAGCGCAGTCGCGAAGACATGATCAGCTATCAAGCTTGGTCTAAGTCAGTAACAGATATTGCTCGTTAA
- a CDS encoding LysM peptidoglycan-binding domain-containing protein, whose translation MKHISLWLFALIFAGCSTTQPVTLAPIVDSETVQELEVLDQWQADQTAKTEYENIWERVIASYKLDTELDNDRITAQLNWYRSHPSYIDRVADRGVRYLYFIAEQIEAREVPGELALLPVVESAFDPFAYSHGRASGVWQFIPSTGRDFGLQQDWWHDGRRDIRAATEAALSYLDALQQQFDGDWLLALASYNSGAGTVRKAIRKNREKGLPTDFWSLDLPRETQAYVPKLIALAKLIKYPERYGLTLTPIEDKPYFAVVNTGGQIDLSQVAELADTDLDEVYKLNPGFNRWATRPTGPHEVLIPVEKQELFEQRLTELPSSERVRWQRYQVKNGDSLNTIARHYSTTPDALQQANELRSNTIFAGQQLLIPSAFKSQDTYSHSLSQRMERIKNLRKPKNSNQRIEYNVQSGDSFWEIARNHDVTVSQLASWNGLAPKDPLRVGQKLVIWSAQKASSKREVIRKINYRVRNGDSLAGISQKFKVSMADLKRWNSNEVRKKYIQPGQKLTLYVDVTR comes from the coding sequence ATGAAGCATATCTCACTATGGTTGTTTGCCCTGATTTTCGCGGGCTGCTCTACAACTCAACCGGTGACGCTCGCCCCAATAGTGGACAGCGAAACCGTGCAAGAGCTAGAAGTACTCGATCAATGGCAAGCTGATCAGACAGCGAAAACCGAATACGAAAATATCTGGGAGCGCGTCATTGCGTCATACAAGCTTGATACTGAGCTTGATAACGACCGTATCACAGCGCAACTCAATTGGTATCGATCTCATCCGAGTTACATTGATCGCGTTGCCGACCGAGGCGTTCGCTATCTTTATTTCATCGCTGAACAAATCGAAGCTCGGGAAGTGCCCGGAGAGCTGGCCCTGCTGCCTGTCGTTGAAAGTGCCTTCGATCCATTCGCCTATTCACATGGTCGCGCTTCAGGTGTGTGGCAGTTTATACCATCAACTGGTCGAGATTTTGGCTTACAACAAGATTGGTGGCATGACGGCCGCCGAGATATCCGTGCGGCCACTGAAGCAGCATTATCCTACCTAGATGCTTTACAACAGCAATTCGATGGAGACTGGCTGCTGGCTCTGGCGAGCTACAACTCTGGCGCAGGCACTGTGCGCAAAGCCATTCGTAAAAATCGCGAGAAAGGTTTACCGACCGATTTTTGGTCGCTAGATTTACCGCGAGAAACGCAAGCCTATGTACCTAAGCTCATTGCATTAGCCAAACTCATTAAATATCCAGAGCGTTATGGCCTGACCTTAACGCCTATCGAAGATAAACCTTACTTTGCCGTGGTAAATACCGGCGGCCAAATAGATTTATCACAGGTTGCCGAGCTTGCCGATACAGACCTTGATGAAGTGTATAAGTTAAACCCAGGATTTAATCGCTGGGCAACTCGTCCGACAGGCCCGCATGAGGTATTAATCCCGGTCGAGAAACAAGAGCTATTTGAACAGCGCCTAACAGAGCTACCGTCGTCCGAGCGCGTACGTTGGCAACGCTATCAGGTCAAGAATGGTGATAGCCTAAACACCATAGCGCGCCACTACAGCACGACACCGGATGCGTTACAGCAAGCAAATGAATTGCGTAGCAACACCATTTTTGCCGGCCAGCAACTACTGATCCCAAGTGCCTTTAAAAGCCAAGATACTTATTCTCATAGTTTAAGCCAGCGCATGGAACGCATTAAAAATTTGCGTAAACCCAAAAATAGCAATCAACGTATTGAATACAATGTTCAATCCGGTGACAGCTTTTGGGAAATCGCGCGCAATCATGACGTAACAGTCAGTCAGCTCGCCAGCTGGAACGGCTTAGCGCCTAAAGATCCATTGAGAGTTGGTCAAAAGCTCGTAATCTGGAGTGCGCAAAAAGCATCGAGCAAACGCGAAGTCATACGAAAAATTAACTATCGTGTTCGTAACGGCGATTCACTGGCTGGCATCTCGCAAAAATTTAAAGTTAGCATGGCTGATCTTAAACGCTGGAATTCCAACGAGGTTCGTAAAAAATATATACAGCCAGGGCAAAAGCTCACTCTTTACGTCGACGTCACGCGCTAA
- a CDS encoding enoyl-ACP reductase FabI produces the protein MGMLTGKKALIVGVASKLSIAYAIAEAFHREGAELAFTYQGEKLKDRVEKMAAQWGSTICLPCDAGSDEEIASVFATLKDQWGELDILVHSVGFAPAHELDGDYIDVTTREGFRIAHDISAYSFVAMAKEAKPLMQGRQGSMLTLTYHGSQQTLPNYNVMGLAKASLEASVRYLAGSLGKDNVRVNSISAGPIRTLAASGIKSFRRMLKRNAERAPLGRNITAAEVGNTAVFLCSDMASGITAQNIYVDGGFNTCAMSMADMEDNSEEA, from the coding sequence ATGGGTATGCTCACGGGCAAAAAAGCGCTGATTGTCGGCGTCGCCAGTAAATTATCAATTGCTTACGCTATTGCCGAAGCTTTTCACCGTGAAGGTGCTGAGCTTGCATTCACCTATCAGGGTGAAAAATTAAAAGACCGCGTTGAAAAGATGGCAGCTCAATGGGGGTCAACGATCTGCTTACCATGCGATGCAGGCTCAGATGAAGAAATTGCTAGCGTCTTCGCAACATTGAAGGATCAATGGGGTGAACTTGATATTCTCGTTCACTCGGTGGGATTTGCGCCCGCTCATGAGCTAGACGGTGATTACATCGACGTCACGACACGCGAAGGGTTTCGCATTGCCCACGATATCAGCGCTTACAGTTTTGTCGCGATGGCGAAAGAAGCGAAGCCATTAATGCAAGGCCGTCAAGGCAGCATGCTTACTCTTACCTATCATGGATCACAGCAAACACTGCCAAATTACAATGTAATGGGGCTTGCCAAGGCGTCATTAGAGGCGTCTGTGCGCTATTTGGCAGGCAGCCTAGGCAAGGACAATGTTCGAGTAAACTCGATCTCTGCAGGGCCTATTCGCACGCTTGCTGCATCCGGTATCAAAAGCTTCCGCCGTATGCTAAAACGAAATGCCGAACGCGCCCCCTTAGGGCGTAACATTACTGCGGCAGAGGTCGGCAACACCGCCGTTTTCTTATGCTCGGATATGGCATCAGGCATTACAGCGCAAAACATTTACGTCGATGGTGGTTTCAATACTTGCGCCATGAGCATGGCCGATATGGAAGACAATAGTGAAGAAGCCTGA
- a CDS encoding ABC transporter substrate-binding protein, translating into MAITIRLCLALLVQLLALQCSAITLDYENTIDTDSLVWSSGLDQPIWADKSAKQGGHLHLTTPSPILHWRRFGPETPTVISETLSKLQIPLLARHPNTDALIPMLISEWAINAAERQITLRIDPSSRWSDGVPVTTSDVIYTLLFLTSGGHDTEYQRNYINQILESITVHNPSEFTLHFYQWNNSVFDFLCDFRPLASHFYQSSDAWPYDFDWMIEPVTGPYEINSDPSPNEISFYRTPNWWGDKQKFLAYRFNPKQVTLTVQSAKTPAKFGIGSVDVINTTSDANWKSEWLRKLTLTKHINRLQFAHQGERPFAALVFNSSKHSAEQQRQIMARLPIAEALTFTSEMHALINNLIAQEPAEPVDIDVLYTDPADGSWLAELVLKSIKYNVRLHPIWVNQRELKFRLKTNDFDIALLKTSAKDDASTRFQSLLDLYQQPGPSWLIYDIPIKRYAYWQWLKLPATIGTRISSDIFDPFDPVTGGLFWIDRKLRADTLSQSDNEKIEERPPVIHDLHLSSDKEELNNKE; encoded by the coding sequence ATGGCCATTACAATTCGCCTCTGTTTAGCTCTCCTTGTCCAATTGCTGGCACTGCAATGCAGTGCCATTACTCTCGACTACGAAAACACAATAGACACAGATTCACTCGTTTGGAGTAGCGGTTTAGACCAGCCGATTTGGGCGGATAAAAGTGCCAAGCAAGGGGGCCACTTACACCTAACAACGCCCTCGCCTATTCTTCATTGGCGCAGATTCGGACCAGAAACCCCAACCGTAATCAGTGAAACACTGAGCAAATTACAAATCCCCTTATTGGCACGTCATCCGAATACCGATGCGTTAATCCCTATGCTAATTAGCGAATGGGCAATAAATGCAGCAGAACGGCAAATCACACTGAGAATTGATCCATCATCGCGCTGGTCAGATGGCGTACCGGTAACAACCAGCGACGTTATTTATACCCTATTATTTTTAACATCAGGCGGTCATGACACTGAATATCAGCGTAATTATATAAATCAAATACTCGAGTCCATTACGGTTCATAATCCGAGCGAATTCACCTTGCATTTTTATCAGTGGAATAATTCGGTCTTTGATTTTTTATGTGATTTTCGCCCTTTGGCATCCCATTTTTATCAATCTAGTGACGCTTGGCCCTATGATTTTGACTGGATGATTGAACCAGTCACGGGACCATACGAAATAAATAGTGACCCAAGTCCAAACGAAATATCTTTTTACAGAACACCAAATTGGTGGGGCGACAAACAAAAATTCTTAGCTTATCGCTTCAACCCGAAGCAAGTTACGCTAACAGTTCAATCCGCAAAGACACCCGCGAAGTTCGGCATTGGCTCCGTGGATGTGATCAACACCACGAGCGATGCCAATTGGAAATCAGAATGGCTACGCAAGCTAACATTAACAAAGCATATCAATCGTTTGCAGTTTGCCCATCAAGGCGAACGCCCATTTGCGGCTTTAGTATTTAATTCGTCAAAGCATTCAGCCGAACAACAGCGCCAGATTATGGCGCGACTGCCAATAGCCGAGGCGCTGACTTTCACGAGTGAAATGCATGCCTTAATTAACAACCTTATCGCGCAAGAACCTGCAGAGCCAGTTGATATCGACGTGCTATACACAGATCCTGCGGATGGCTCATGGCTGGCGGAGCTAGTATTAAAGTCCATCAAGTACAATGTTCGCCTACATCCTATTTGGGTGAATCAAAGAGAACTGAAATTCCGTCTTAAAACAAACGATTTTGACATCGCTTTGTTAAAGACATCTGCAAAAGACGATGCCAGCACGCGGTTTCAATCACTGCTTGATTTATACCAGCAGCCGGGGCCGTCATGGCTAATCTACGACATTCCGATAAAACGCTATGCTTATTGGCAGTGGCTCAAGCTTCCTGCAACTATTGGAACTAGAATAAGCTCTGATATATTCGACCCATTTGATCCAGTCACTGGTGGATTGTTTTGGATAGACCGCAAGCTTAGAGCTGATACACTCTCGCAATCCGACAATGAGAAAATCGAAGAAAGACCTCCCGTCATTCACGATCTTCATCTATCAAGTGACAAAGAAGAACTTAACAATAAAGAATAA
- a CDS encoding HU family DNA-binding protein translates to MNKSELIDAIAASADLPKAAAGRALDAMIESIGNALKEGDQVALVGFGTFLVKERAARTGRNPQTGAPIEIKAAKVPGFKPGKALKDAVN, encoded by the coding sequence GTGAACAAGTCTGAATTGATTGACGCTATTGCAGCATCTGCTGACCTGCCTAAAGCTGCGGCTGGCCGTGCTTTAGATGCAATGATTGAAAGCATCGGCAATGCACTTAAAGAAGGTGATCAGGTTGCACTGGTCGGTTTTGGTACTTTTCTAGTAAAAGAGCGTGCTGCTCGTACTGGTCGTAATCCACAAACTGGCGCACCAATCGAAATCAAAGCGGCTAAAGTACCAGGCTTCAAGCCAGGTAAAGCTCTGAAAGACGCAGTTAACTAA